TGCACCAATGATGGGCAAGTCTGGGCATCAGAGAAAGTTAATGTCTTTGCAGCTATTAATTTTGACAATTTGGCTCAAGAAATGGCTCAAGGAGAAGGCGAACATCTCACGTCATTGGCCACCCTAATGGGTATTCCTGTCGCCCAACAGCCTGCGTTCTTTGCCATGACCCAAAAGAAATACACCACTCTGGTTCAAGAGGGTGAAACCTCGCCAAAAGCGGTGGTAAAAGCCATTCACGATGCCATGGTCGACCATCCCGTTTTAGCTCAAGTCACGACATCGAAGTAAATTATTTCAGGCTCCGGCTGGTAAAGCCGGAGCCTCTCTTTTCTTTACTTTCCTGACATGTGGTAAACATTCTTTTTCTTGTACTTCTGCTTCTTCCCTTTGAGCTCAAGGCCCAAGCCTCCTCTTCTCTCTATCTGCAAGAACTCATTCAACAAGCCACCATGGAAAAACTTTACCAGGACCGCTACTGGCATCGTTTACTCCACTACCGACAAGATACTTTTGGGGGCCACACCAGCGAGGTCGATGATCCAGGGTTTTTCCTTTCACCGGATGGGAAAACCGATCCAGAAGCTGAATTACATGCAACACTGACATATTTTTTTTCTGACACTTTAGTTGGTCGCTCCAAACAGCCGGCACAATGTGCTTTTATTGCCCGGTATCACTGGCTGAAAAAGAAACTGCACTTTCAGGAATCTAAGCTTCTTCCACATCCCTGTGAACGTTTTGTCAGTTGGCTTAAAGAACTGGATCCTGCCTCGATTACCTTTGTTTTTCCTTCGGCCTATATGGATAACCCGGCCTCCATGTTCGGACATTCATTTTTACGAGTGGATCAAAAAGGCCAAACCGCAGAAACGAATATTTTGGCGTATACGATTAACTACGCTGCCGAGGTCCCGCCGGATGCGGGGATTGAATTCGCATATAAAGGAATATTTGGAGGATACAAGGGGTTCTTTTCGACCATTCCCTATTACATGAAGGTCAAAGAATACCGGGATCTTGAGAATAGAGACATTTGGGAATATCGCTTGAATTTTTCACAAGAACAATATCACAGATTGCTTATGCATGCGTGGGAATTAGGGAATGCCTATTTTGACTATTACTTCTTTAAAGAAAATTGTGCGTACCACATTCTCTCACTCCTGGAAGTAGCCGATCCCAATCTCCACTTGACCGACCAGTTCCACTTTGCGACGATTCCTGCCGATACCATTCGCCTTCTTACTCGACAGAAAGAATTGGTTCAAAAAATTTCTTATCGTCCCGCCCGGAGTACTCTCCTTAAACGCAAGAGAGAAGCATTAACAAAAGAGGAAGCTGCCTTGGTCCGAAAACTTCTTCACGATCCTCAGATAATAAGCCAAGCCGAATTTCATCAATTACCACAAAACCGCAAAATATTCCTTCTGGATTTCGCTTCAGACGTCTTGCGATATAAAGAAGTCACCGATCGAGACAACGCTGAAGACTATAAGTCCAAAAATCGATCTATCTTAGTGGCACGTAGTCATATTTCCATCCCATCCGGCCCCTTTCCGGTGAAACCTTTTTCTCTTTCTCCCGAACACGGACACCAAACGATCAGAGTCGGGGGCGGAGTCGGATGGAGAAACAATAAAACGTTTGAAGAAATCAACTTCCGAGGTGCCTATCATGATCTCCTAGACCCTGACCCAGGATACACCCAGGATGCCCAAATAGAATTACTTGATTTGCGGCTGAGGCATTATCAGCCCCAAAACCAATTTCGAGTGGAACGGTTCACCTTTGCCAATATCCTCTCCTTGGCCCCCATTGATTCGTTGTTTAGTTCGCCATCATGGAAAATCAATATTGGAATGAACACCGTCAAGACATCCACTTGCGACCTCTGTTCAAATGGGAATGCCAATGCAGGAATCGGTGGAGCCCTGGAAACCCAGGTGTTTCAGCGGGAAGTCTTTTTTCTCTTTGGGGAGATGGATGCCAATATCAGTGACGGGTATAAAGAAAATCACCGGGTGGGGGGAGGTGTATCCGGCGGCGTGATGGCCACCATTACTCCGAACTGGAAATGGCTGATGTCAGCAGGATATTTGTATTACCCCCTTGGAGATCGATCGCATGACATCCCTATTTCTGTTGGCCAACGATGGACCTTTGCCAAAAACTTCGCGGTGCGTGCCACCTTCACCCACCATGAACAGGATAATGAAGTCCTTGCTGTTTTTCACGGGTATTTCTAACTCTCCAAGAGACCAGGGAAGCCAAATCCTTACTTCTCAAACACTTTAACCAAAAACAAAAGCCCACGACTAAAACAAATAACCAATACCCCCCAAAAAATATTCACTCCTGAAATTTAAGGAAAGTTCCTTCCAATGGTAATTGGCAGAGAAATACTTGTATTCCCCAAATACAAACCACCTTTCAGTAATGACTAGGTGCATGCCTCCCAAAAACTGATATCCAGGAGCCGTTCCTGTTTCAAAACTTTTATCTTTTCTGCCAGGAATATCCGCATTTCTCAATATTCCATTTGAAAGCCCGCCTCCTATGCCCACATACGGCCTGAACATAGACCCTGGATATCGCGCTATAAGATTGACCATCGATTGAAGTGTGATAAGGCTGCTATCACCTTTTGTCGTCCCCAAATTATTGACTATGGGGAAACGAATTGAATTAGCATTTCCAAATGATTCCAATTCAAGGCCAAGATATCCACCGGCAATATGAGGGAACAACCCTACCTTAAATCCCAAACCAGGACCTCCATTCACCTTCTCGGCTGAAACCACTCGCCCTTTATACGAAACTCCCTTATTGAAGGGTTGGGAGCCCACGCCATAGCCTGCCAGATAAATCTCAATGTCATCCAAAGCCTCCACGCGACAGGGGAGTGAAAAGGCCACGATCCAGGTAAGGAGCACCACAAATTTTATGAAAAAATACAATTCCCTCTCCAAGGATGTCCTAAATCAAAAAATATTTAAAGCGCCGGAATTATATTCCAGGTGCTCTTGCCTACAATGTCAAGACAATTTTCCAGGCAATGAAGCCCGCCACTTGTATTACCAGTCTTTTTCGCCATCAAAATTGTCGGACAAAATAAACAACCCCCAAACGCCTTGTTGGAGGAAGGGGTGGTTGGGACCATGGCGGAGGCAACGTTCAGCATTGACAAAGACTACGACATAGAGCCTTAAATGCTTGGGGTGGGGTGTACATCCACTTAATGCGTTCGGCCAATTCGAAAGTTTTGCCTTGGCAAATGATGCGCATCTTCAAGAGTGTCGCGGATCGCTGTGTTTTGAGGAGATCTACCTTTCAAAAAAAGTTGGGGGACGGGATTCCTATGGCTATTAAGTGTAGTCAGTGGGGGAGAGAATTGGCAGGTTGTCCAATTGTTCTCTTAATTTAAAAAAGGCCTTTCCCCTTGGACTGGAAATAGCCTTTCTGACAAGGCCTAAGCGGTAACAATTACAATCACAATTTGAGGGCCAAGGGTTTGGCATACTTTTCCACGAAAAAAAAAATGGGGATTGCCCTAAAGTACTTTTAGGACAATCCCCCCAAAGAATTAAATTTACTACCCGATTACGAACCATGCACGATAGTACACCACTCACCCCAGATTCCAAGAATATTTTTTGCGGAATGATCAACGTAGGTAATCTGAGTTATTCCGCCATTCGCCATAGCCTTTTCCTGACTAGCATCACCTGTCGCAATCATTGCAAGAATTGATGTTGCACAGGCTGTTCCAGTTTTAGTCCCAGCAGGACCATCAGTAACTTGGTTGCCGAATTTGGCTTCAGTATAAGCCCATCCTGCAACGGGTGAGGCTACCCCCATACAACCGGTCAAATTGAGTAAACAAAATCCTAAGAAACCAGCCAATAGCAAATTTTTCATTTCCTGCCTCCCATTAAAGTTATTGGATTGTAAACTTTATCCCAGATAATTGTTTTTATGTAAGTAGCGTATTCCCATATTAAAGTCAAGGAAGAATGCGTACCCACTAAGATGCAATTAGGCATGTATATTTCCAAATCATCATGACTCGTGGAGGCATTGGCACACAAAAACTTTCCATCTTGGAGAAGTGCCTAATATAGAGCGCTTCTCATTCTCCGTCGCGAAATACCACCTTTTCACAAAACCGGATCGGATTATTCAAGCCAGGAATCGG
Above is a window of Candidatus Nitrospira neomarina DNA encoding:
- a CDS encoding DUF3015 domain-containing protein, with the translated sequence MAEKPWVLVSTFFLVMGMSGMALGSPPNNGPGCGLGKLAWEETSVSKSNIAPQVMMATTNGTFGSQTFGISSGTSGCTNDGQVWASEKVNVFAAINFDNLAQEMAQGEGEHLTSLATLMGIPVAQQPAFFAMTQKKYTTLVQEGETSPKAVVKAIHDAMVDHPVLAQVTTSK
- a CDS encoding outer membrane beta-barrel protein yields the protein MDDIEIYLAGYGVGSQPFNKGVSYKGRVVSAEKVNGGPGLGFKVGLFPHIAGGYLGLELESFGNANSIRFPIVNNLGTTKGDSSLITLQSMVNLIARYPGSMFRPYVGIGGGLSNGILRNADIPGRKDKSFETGTAPGYQFLGGMHLVITERWFVFGEYKYFSANYHWKELSLNFRSEYFLGGIGYLF
- a CDS encoding TRL-like family protein, whose amino-acid sequence is MKNLLLAGFLGFCLLNLTGCMGVASPVAGWAYTEAKFGNQVTDGPAGTKTGTACATSILAMIATGDASQEKAMANGGITQITYVDHSAKNILGIWGEWCTIVHGS
- a CDS encoding Lnb N-terminal periplasmic domain-containing protein, with protein sequence MVNILFLVLLLLPFELKAQASSSLYLQELIQQATMEKLYQDRYWHRLLHYRQDTFGGHTSEVDDPGFFLSPDGKTDPEAELHATLTYFFSDTLVGRSKQPAQCAFIARYHWLKKKLHFQESKLLPHPCERFVSWLKELDPASITFVFPSAYMDNPASMFGHSFLRVDQKGQTAETNILAYTINYAAEVPPDAGIEFAYKGIFGGYKGFFSTIPYYMKVKEYRDLENRDIWEYRLNFSQEQYHRLLMHAWELGNAYFDYYFFKENCAYHILSLLEVADPNLHLTDQFHFATIPADTIRLLTRQKELVQKISYRPARSTLLKRKREALTKEEAALVRKLLHDPQIISQAEFHQLPQNRKIFLLDFASDVLRYKEVTDRDNAEDYKSKNRSILVARSHISIPSGPFPVKPFSLSPEHGHQTIRVGGGVGWRNNKTFEEINFRGAYHDLLDPDPGYTQDAQIELLDLRLRHYQPQNQFRVERFTFANILSLAPIDSLFSSPSWKINIGMNTVKTSTCDLCSNGNANAGIGGALETQVFQREVFFLFGEMDANISDGYKENHRVGGGVSGGVMATITPNWKWLMSAGYLYYPLGDRSHDIPISVGQRWTFAKNFAVRATFTHHEQDNEVLAVFHGYF